The sequence below is a genomic window from Patescibacteria group bacterium.
GAAAAGTCAAGGTTTTGGTATCAATGTTTGGTCGTGAAACACCAGTAGAACTAGATTTTTTACAAATAAAGAAAATATAAAAATTAAATAAAACCCTAAATCCTAATATCTAAATCCTAAACAAATCAAAAATTCAAAATAATAAAAAAGTTTTGAATTTAAAATATTATAAAATTGTTTAGAATTTAGAGCTTCTTATTTCGGATTTATTAAAGTTATGGCTAAAGAATTATTAACAAAAATTAAATTACAAATAACAGGAGGACAAGCTAATCCAGCTCCTCCAGTCGGTCCTGCTCTAGGGCAACACGGACTAAATATCCAAGAATTCTGTACAAAGTTTAATGATGCAACTAGAGACAGAATGGGAGACGTTGTCCCAGTAGAAATCAGTGTTTATGCTGACAGATCATTTGACTTCACAATGAAGACATCTCCAGCAGCAGTTATGCTAAAAAAGATTGCTAGTCTAAAGAGTGGTTCTGGTAAACCAAATACAGAAAAAGTTGGCTCTATAACTACAGCTCAATTAAGAG
It includes:
- the rplK gene encoding 50S ribosomal protein L11; protein product: MAKELLTKIKLQITGGQANPAPPVGPALGQHGLNIQEFCTKFNDATRDRMGDVVPVEISVYADRSFDFTMKTSPAAVMLKKIASLKSGSGKPNTEKVGSITTAQLREVAEAKLPDLNTNDVDQAMKIIAGSARQMGLEIK